ATGCAGGTACACTGAAAGGACACTAGGGGGCAATATGACCCTGATTATAAAGAACACATGACAGTTTATGTTGATGACTGTGGCTCAGCTGGTAGAGCAGGACATCCATTGACTGCAGGAGGGTTTGTGGTTCAATCCCCTGCTTCTTCtttccacatgttgaagtgtatAAATGAGAAGGAAATTGTGCTAAATAACTGCAGCAAAACTTACCATGTCTGTTCAAATAGCAGATATACTCTCTTTTGCTTCAATTCTTTACCTCAAATGTCCAGTATTAAATTGAGTAAcatataaaatgataattacCAAAGTACAGTTACTTATCTAACAAAAATTACATCTTGATGTGACTCATTTGACAAATGattttgtccaaagtgacttCCTGTTCATACAAATTAAGAGTCATTTTAATGGCTCAGTGTGTTGCTTGAGGACACTTAGACACATGGAAAGGAGGAGCCAGGGATTGACCCACCAACTCTATGATTAGTAACTAAATTATGGCTGTTATATCCAACTATTAGTATATTGTATATCGAACATGTAAGTTTCTGGAGACAGTTTTGGTTGAAgtggagaggagacaggaaaaCCTTCTTTGATTATCAAAGGGATTTCTAAGTTTGTCAGTATATTGAGCCCAgattctgtgttttgttctatACAGATTTTATGACTTGTAGCTATTTCGTGCTCATCTTTTCTgagatgatttattgattgatttttttaactgattttcATATTGTATTCTTAATATCATGTTATACTTAACAATGTCtcctgtttttttatctttcttgatttcttattttatattttacttcgTCAGGATGGACCAACACTTCCGGATGGTGTTCTTGCTCAAGGAGGAATCATGTCATCGCTTCATCAGTGAGTTTGATGAACAACAGCCCAGGATGCTAAAGTTTCTAAATGACCTGGAGGAGAGTGCTGTTCAGCTAGACAGGATGAATAAGGGGGCAAAGATCTCCAGTGTGGCAGGAAGCTCGGTGGGGGCGGTTGGAGGTGTTCTTTCCATCATTGGTTTGGCATTAAGTCCTGCAACAGCTGGAGTGTCTCTCACTCTGACAATGACTGGGGTGGGGCTGGGAATTACCAGCGGAGTTAACAGCGCTGTCACCACAGCCACAGAGACTGGAGTCAACCGCACATATCAAAAGAAAGCCAGTGAAGCCTTCCAGAGCTTCATGGAGGATGTGCAGAGTCTCCAGGATTGTCTGGGGGAGACGTCCAGTCAAACAATCACCAACATGGAAGCAAGTAAGAAAGATATGGCTACGGGAGTAAGCACGGTGCTTTGTAAAGTTGGTGTTGTTGGAAAAAACATAGATTCACTTGCTGATGCTGCCTCTGCTATGAAGatgttgaaaagtaaaaatcagATTGCAAATGCTGGAAAGCTAGTGACCGAGAAAGGTAAAGTGTTATCTAACGTGCCCACAGTAGCGTCAAATGTCCCAGATGTTGGTCAGGCAGCAGTCAAAGGGTCCCTTGCTCTCACCAAGTCAGCCAGGGCTGGTCTCATCGGGCTCAATGCTCTTTTCATTGGCATGGACATCTTCAACATCTGTAAAGACAGCATCAGTCTGGCCAAAGGCAGCGAGACCGAAGTCTCACAGTTCATCAGAGCCAGAGCTGCACTTTGGAGCTCAGAGATGGACTCATGGAAGAAGATCCGTGATTCGCTGTGTCAGGGTCTGCTGAcatcagagaaaaaacaagttaTCCTGGAGACACCATTTGAGCCAGAGATGGAGATcaagaaagataaagaaacagaaatggaATTTCCATCTGACGAAGTGGatgaaaaaaggataaaaaacaGTCTTGTGTAATACAGTAGAACCAGCAGTAGTCTCACAAAGTGCTTTTTTGACAACTCTGATTAATGTGAATGAACCATGTATGGAAAATCAATCTTGCTAACAGCTGTAAATCACTGATCAGTGTTGAACATCATTTAAGTCTGTTCATGAGAAATTCTTAATTAGCTGCATTTCTAATGACATAAACTGATGTATTGAGTGTATGATTTTTGACTGGATTTATATACTGTTTGCCAACTTTTAAGCTTGTTTAAACACGTAATGTATTATATCTGCCATTCAGTGATACTTTTAATtaagaataataatatgtgaaaaataacaatactTCCAGTTGTCATATTCTACCATGTCCAATGCTCTAGTGTATATTTTACCACATAAAGAGAGCATAATACTTAGATTAGATCATATTATAATAATGCTAGATGCCTTTTCTGCTTCATTTATTAGACACCAAATagccaaaataaat
The genomic region above belongs to Thunnus albacares chromosome 17, fThuAlb1.1, whole genome shotgun sequence and contains:
- the LOC122966135 gene encoding uncharacterized protein LOC122966135; the encoded protein is MSAERGKLQRALCQYKKETLTDIDTLKEFSESLPEWKDARKKELQRIRDIKDRADKTDLSIGHVKQSENKVKAFLKYMKSKLTLVTADKKKHEKLEQELAAVLEVTLGGLEKLNCFLDAVERLAVTSLHVFNEENQVLHLPQEISPDNVQDVITAARLVCPLILDFKRDAKAFFLPKLQNVEVLEYQLDKYIQTSQEICDKLEESSFSEFCLRMNMETVVDLDVDLSEDDIQRMLCHINQLNEIRMDQHFRMVFLLKEESCHRFISEFDEQQPRMLKFLNDLEESAVQLDRMNKGAKISSVAGSSVGAVGGVLSIIGLALSPATAGVSLTLTMTGVGLGITSGVNSAVTTATETGVNRTYQKKASEAFQSFMEDVQSLQDCLGETSSQTITNMEASKKDMATGVSTVLCKVGVVGKNIDSLADAASAMKMLKSKNQIANAGKLVTEKGKVLSNVPTVASNVPDVGQAAVKGSLALTKSARAGLIGLNALFIGMDIFNICKDSISLAKGSETEVSQFIRARAALWSSEMDSWKKIRDSLCQGLLTSEKKQVILETPFEPEMEIKKDKETEMEFPSDEVDEKRIKNSLV